From Acidicapsa acidisoli, the proteins below share one genomic window:
- a CDS encoding SDR family NAD(P)-dependent oxidoreductase has translation MPGDLSEKVIVLTGGADGIGRECALAYAREGATVAILDRDLETALRTASEAGGDSIALHADVSDGDALRAAIDAVLKRFGRIDSVHNNAGIASPSKPLHETSEREWDDLQRINVKSVFWTTKYAFEALVASKGAILNTASMVGLIGQQDHAAYVASKGAMISLTKAMAADYARYSIRVNAVCPAGVWTPMLERWCAEQPDPSSIRQYLDDIHLLGSCPHGDVIADAAVFLLSSKARFITGCILPVSGGAELGYRR, from the coding sequence ATGCCGGGTGATCTTTCGGAGAAGGTGATTGTGTTGACCGGCGGCGCGGATGGTATCGGCCGCGAGTGCGCTCTGGCCTATGCGCGCGAAGGCGCCACTGTCGCTATTCTCGACCGGGATCTGGAGACCGCATTGCGCACCGCATCGGAAGCCGGCGGCGACAGTATAGCGCTCCATGCGGATGTGTCCGATGGCGATGCTCTGCGTGCCGCCATTGACGCAGTGCTGAAGCGGTTTGGGCGCATCGACTCCGTGCATAACAATGCCGGGATTGCGAGCCCGTCGAAGCCGCTCCACGAAACATCGGAGCGGGAATGGGACGACCTGCAGCGCATTAATGTGAAGTCTGTTTTCTGGACGACGAAGTATGCGTTTGAGGCTCTGGTGGCGAGCAAAGGAGCGATCCTGAATACTGCCAGCATGGTTGGCCTCATTGGACAGCAGGATCATGCGGCTTACGTGGCAAGCAAGGGAGCCATGATTTCGCTTACCAAGGCCATGGCCGCAGATTACGCTCGGTATTCCATTCGCGTGAATGCTGTGTGTCCCGCTGGAGTATGGACGCCGATGCTCGAACGGTGGTGTGCGGAACAGCCCGACCCCAGCTCCATTCGTCAGTATCTCGATGATATTCACCTGCTCGGTTCGTGTCCCCACGGAGATGTGATCGCGGATGCGGCGGTTTTCCTTCTTTCGTCTAAAGCACGGTTCATCACCGGCTGCATCCTGCCGGTGAGCGGTGGAGCAGAGCTGGGTTACAGGAGATAG
- a CDS encoding enolase C-terminal domain-like protein: MPDCIIQRASTVDARFALPPGAGTDSVHTNSEYCMAITRLESDRQLSGTGIALTLGDGNRLVCEAIDMLARTLVGREINELMSEFGKFSRGLADDPSLRWLGPHKGVVHLALASITNACFDLWAKSRGVPLWKLLLDLTPEEVVATLDLSFVEDALSEEDALGILRSHLSTRGIREPILESGYPGYDTSVGWMAYDDQKVRELTARAIERGFRAFKLKVGSADESRDLRRAEMLRGVVGDSGILMFDANQHWNYAEASRMCRELARFKPLWIEEPTHPDDVHVHAVLSREIAPVKIAAGEHIPNRVLFKNFFRYGGLHFVQADCTRLAGVSEFLTVSLMAKKYELPIVPHVGDMGQLHQHLVLFNHIALDHEAVFLEHIPHLKEHFIFPAQVSGGFYKTPQEPGASTDMRTVTTSTSSESR; this comes from the coding sequence ATGCCTGATTGCATAATTCAACGCGCTTCAACTGTCGACGCTCGCTTTGCGCTTCCGCCGGGCGCAGGCACCGATTCGGTTCACACGAACTCGGAGTACTGCATGGCGATCACCCGGTTAGAAAGTGACCGGCAGTTATCGGGAACGGGAATTGCGCTTACGCTCGGGGATGGAAACAGGCTGGTATGCGAAGCGATCGACATGCTTGCCAGAACGCTTGTGGGCAGGGAAATCAACGAGCTGATGTCGGAGTTCGGAAAGTTCTCTCGCGGGCTCGCGGACGATCCGTCTCTTCGCTGGCTTGGTCCCCACAAGGGTGTGGTTCACCTGGCGCTCGCTTCGATCACGAATGCGTGCTTCGATCTATGGGCGAAGAGCCGCGGAGTGCCGTTGTGGAAACTGCTTCTCGACCTGACGCCTGAGGAGGTTGTTGCGACGCTGGATCTTAGCTTCGTTGAGGACGCATTAAGCGAGGAAGATGCTCTCGGGATTCTGCGGTCACATCTTTCAACTCGCGGCATTCGTGAACCAATCTTGGAATCTGGATATCCAGGGTATGACACCTCGGTTGGATGGATGGCGTATGACGACCAGAAAGTGCGCGAACTCACCGCGCGTGCCATCGAGCGTGGATTCCGCGCCTTCAAGCTAAAGGTCGGATCAGCGGATGAATCGCGCGATCTGCGCCGGGCCGAGATGCTACGCGGCGTTGTTGGCGATTCGGGCATCCTGATGTTCGATGCGAACCAGCATTGGAACTATGCCGAAGCGAGCCGAATGTGTCGCGAACTTGCCCGGTTCAAGCCGCTGTGGATCGAGGAGCCGACGCACCCGGACGATGTCCATGTGCATGCAGTTCTCTCGCGTGAGATTGCGCCTGTGAAAATTGCCGCGGGTGAGCACATACCGAACCGCGTCCTCTTCAAGAACTTCTTTCGCTACGGAGGCTTGCATTTCGTTCAGGCAGATTGCACCAGGCTCGCAGGTGTGAGCGAGTTTCTCACTGTCAGCCTGATGGCAAAGAAATATGAGCTGCCAATCGTGCCTCACGTCGGAGATATGGGGCAGTTGCATCAGCATCTGGTCCTTTTCAATCACATTGCGCTCGATCACGAAGCTGTTTTTCTGGAGCACATTCCGCATCTCAAGGAGCACTTTATCTTTCCAGCCCAGGTGAGTGGCGGCTTCTACAAGACGCCGCAGGAGCCGGGCGCGTCTACGGACATGAGGACGGTCACGACTTCGACCTCCAGCGAGAGCCGATAG